One region of Gorilla gorilla gorilla isolate KB3781 chromosome 13, NHGRI_mGorGor1-v2.1_pri, whole genome shotgun sequence genomic DNA includes:
- the URM1 gene encoding ubiquitin-related modifier 1 isoform X1 has product MAAPLSVEVEFGGGAELLFDGIKKHRVTLPGQEEPWDIRNLLIWIKKNLLKERPELFIQGDSVRPGILVLINDADWELLVSTLGDIPPPAPALAASVGKRWASPQAHIEWLGNPPPHSSPTLRLLESPTPGEEGMGSWGHGSTPPS; this is encoded by the exons AGGTGGTGCGGAGCTCCTGTTTGACGGTATTAAGAAACATCGAGTCACTTTGCCTGGACAGGAGGAACCCT GGGACATCCGGAACCTGCTCATCTGGATCAAGAAGAATTTGCTAAAAGAGCGGCCAGAGTTGTTCATCCAGGGAGACAGCGT GCGGCCAGGAATTCTGGTGCTGATTAACGATGCCGACTGGGAGCTACTGGTCAGTACCTTGGGGgacatccctcccccagcccctgcccttgCTGCTTCAGTGGGAAAGCGTTGGGCCTCTCCTCAGGCACATATAGAGTGGCTGGGTAATCCTCCGCCCCACTCCAGCCCCACACTGAGGCTGCTGGAGTCTCCCACTCCAGGTGAGGAAGGGATGGGTAGCTGGGGACATGGGAGTACTCCTCCATCCTGA